A stretch of Thermodesulfovibrionales bacterium DNA encodes these proteins:
- a CDS encoding PHP domain-containing protein has protein sequence MFRIDLHVHSKLSGDSDSEPEEIIERAIEIGLDGIAFTEHYSYEASEPVEVLKGKYRGDILILRGVEFSTKEGHCLIFGFDTDKHLKKYTPVEEVLTIVQSSGGIIIPSHPFRGVNSIGERIRSLRGLFAIEGYNGYNMHPYNVKAVEIAQELGIPFTGGSDAHEPHEVGQCYTEFLERVTEENFITLLKAGRYTGRDVRKISRMEFNFL, from the coding sequence ATGTTTCGAATCGATCTTCATGTCCATTCTAAACTGAGCGGTGATTCAGATTCTGAGCCTGAGGAGATAATAGAGAGGGCTATTGAGATAGGTCTTGATGGAATAGCCTTCACAGAGCATTATTCTTATGAAGCATCTGAACCAGTAGAAGTCCTGAAGGGGAAATACAGGGGAGATATATTGATCTTAAGAGGAGTAGAATTTTCCACAAAAGAAGGACACTGCCTTATCTTTGGATTCGATACTGATAAACATCTCAAGAAATATACACCGGTTGAAGAGGTGCTCACTATTGTTCAGTCATCAGGCGGGATTATTATCCCATCTCATCCCTTCAGGGGGGTAAACAGTATCGGGGAAAGGATCAGGAGCCTGAGAGGTCTTTTTGCAATTGAGGGATATAATGGCTATAACATGCATCCCTATAATGTAAAGGCAGTAGAGATTGCACAGGAGCTGGGTATTCCCTTCACCGGTGGTTCTGATGCCCATGAGCCCCATGAGGTTGGTCAGTGCTATACAGAATTCTTAGAGAGGGTTACTGAAGAAAACTTTATCACTCTCCTAAAAGCAGGGAGATACACTGGCAGGGATGTAAGAAAGATTAGCAGGATGGAATTTAATTTTTTGTAA
- a CDS encoding DNA polymerase IV translates to MNEPLTICSWPKAILHVDADAFFASCEQALNPALRGKPVVTGLERGIVAAASYEAKARGIKRGMRIGEVKRICPDAIILPSDYETYSLMSVRLFEILRRFSPVVEEYSIDEAFADLTGLRRIYHSSYEEIGRKIQETVHRDLGITVSIGISLTKVLAKIASKHKKPAGLTAIPGREIHLYLKNLPVSEVWGIGPNTSAYLEKLGIKTALEFARKDEAFIKKHLSKPFHEIWHELNGRSIYPVVSEKKESYKSISKARTFTPPSDDKEFVYAQLSRNLENACIKARRYNLAAKRIILFLRTQEFRDEAIELRLQRASAYPAEILPLLREGFERLYKPHVLYRQTGVILSELQEQMPLQPALFEEPLMIEKMERLYSIVDQLSKRFGKHVIIHGSSLEAIDTPQHQTERGTIPERKKELLKGENSRQRLGIPLLRIKSI, encoded by the coding sequence ATGAATGAGCCCTTGACAATATGCTCCTGGCCGAAGGCAATCCTTCATGTGGATGCTGATGCCTTTTTTGCCTCCTGTGAACAGGCATTGAATCCAGCATTAAGAGGTAAACCTGTAGTAACAGGTCTTGAGCGTGGCATAGTTGCTGCTGCAAGCTATGAAGCAAAGGCAAGGGGGATAAAAAGGGGTATGAGAATAGGAGAGGTAAAGAGGATCTGTCCCGATGCTATAATACTACCTTCTGATTATGAGACCTATAGCCTTATGTCTGTAAGACTTTTTGAAATATTAAGAAGATTCTCTCCAGTGGTTGAGGAATATTCTATTGATGAGGCCTTTGCTGACCTCACTGGCCTGAGAAGGATTTATCATTCTTCCTATGAAGAAATCGGCAGGAAGATTCAGGAGACCGTACACAGAGATTTAGGTATCACTGTATCAATAGGTATAAGCCTCACAAAGGTACTTGCAAAGATAGCATCAAAGCACAAGAAACCTGCAGGACTTACAGCCATACCAGGAAGGGAAATCCATCTTTATCTTAAGAACCTTCCGGTATCGGAGGTGTGGGGGATAGGACCTAACACATCAGCCTATCTTGAAAAACTGGGCATAAAGACAGCCCTTGAGTTTGCAAGAAAGGATGAGGCATTCATTAAGAAACATCTCTCAAAACCCTTTCATGAGATATGGCATGAACTGAATGGAAGAAGTATTTATCCTGTTGTTTCCGAAAAGAAAGAGAGCTATAAATCAATAAGCAAGGCAAGAACCTTCACCCCACCATCAGATGATAAGGAATTTGTCTATGCCCAGTTGTCAAGAAATCTTGAGAATGCCTGCATAAAGGCAAGAAGGTATAATCTTGCCGCAAAAAGGATAATACTATTTTTAAGAACTCAGGAATTCAGAGATGAAGCAATAGAGCTAAGACTCCAGAGAGCGAGTGCCTATCCAGCGGAAATACTGCCCCTTTTAAGGGAAGGATTCGAGAGGCTTTATAAACCTCATGTTCTTTACAGACAGACAGGTGTTATTCTTTCTGAACTTCAGGAGCAGATGCCGCTTCAGCCCGCATTATTTGAAGAACCCCTCATGATAGAAAAGATGGAAAGACTTTACAGTATAGTTGATCAGCTTTCTAAAAGATTCGGAAAGCATGTTATAATCCACGGTTCAAGCCTTGAAGCAATTGATACCCCCCAGCACCAGACAGAAAGGGGGACCATTCCCGAAAGAAAAAAAGAACTCCTTAAGGGAGAAAATTCGAGACAGAGGCTCGGAATACCACTGTTGAGAATAAAGAGTATCTAA
- a CDS encoding metallophosphoesterase, whose translation MILFFIFFFSLYGSMHLYAFLKVRNNLSLSTGPSVLLALFMLIMTFAPLIIRLSERQGLEGFAISMAWIGYLWMALLFLFTFFSIASDTFIFILKRIIPSISSFRPLAFYLSLFLSLSLTIYGYIDALNIRTERIEIKSSKIKRPLRIVQISDVHIGLIVKDERLKRIINKIKEAEPDILVSTGDLVDGQIDRLDGISEHFREINPPYGKYAITGNHEFYAGLKQALSFTEKAGFTVLRGEAVYLPELNLSIAGVDDTAGKVYGLYRDVDEERLLGSLEPESFILFLKHRPLINNSSRGLFDLQLSGHTHKGQIFPFSILTRLYYPRDSGCLSDINGCYLYVSRGSGTWGPPVRVFAPPEVTVIEITKN comes from the coding sequence ATGATCCTCTTCTTCATCTTCTTTTTCTCTCTATACGGAAGCATGCATCTTTATGCCTTTCTTAAAGTTAGAAATAATCTTTCTCTAAGCACAGGTCCCTCGGTACTACTGGCTCTATTCATGCTCATCATGACCTTTGCTCCTCTGATAATAAGGCTTTCTGAAAGACAGGGTCTTGAGGGATTTGCCATTTCTATGGCATGGATCGGTTATCTCTGGATGGCCCTTTTATTCCTTTTTACTTTTTTCTCCATTGCCTCTGATACTTTTATTTTCATCTTAAAAAGGATTATCCCTTCAATTTCAAGCTTCAGACCCTTAGCCTTCTACCTTTCTCTCTTTCTTTCCCTTTCACTCACCATATACGGTTATATTGATGCCTTAAATATCAGGACCGAAAGAATAGAGATTAAGAGCAGTAAGATAAAAAGGCCTTTAAGGATTGTCCAGATATCTGATGTCCATATTGGCCTGATCGTGAAGGATGAAAGGCTGAAGAGGATAATCAACAAGATAAAAGAGGCAGAGCCTGATATCCTGGTCTCAACCGGTGATCTTGTGGACGGCCAGATAGACAGGCTTGATGGTATTAGTGAGCATTTTAGGGAGATAAACCCTCCCTACGGTAAGTATGCTATTACCGGTAATCATGAATTTTATGCAGGCCTGAAGCAGGCACTCTCATTCACTGAGAAAGCAGGTTTTACAGTCTTAAGAGGAGAGGCTGTCTATCTTCCTGAATTAAATCTTAGTATTGCAGGTGTGGATGATACTGCAGGAAAAGTATATGGCCTTTACAGAGATGTGGATGAGGAAAGACTCCTTGGCAGTCTTGAACCGGAGAGCTTTATACTTTTTCTCAAACACAGGCCTCTTATTAATAACTCATCAAGAGGGCTCTTTGATCTCCAGCTCTCAGGGCATACCCATAAAGGACAGATATTTCCCTTCAGCATATTAACCAGATTGTATTATCCGAGGGATTCAGGATGTCTAAGTGATATAAACGGTTGCTATCTATATGTAAGCAGGGGCTCGGGTACATGGGGTCCACCTGTAAGGGTCTTTGCACCACCAGAGGTAACAGTGATAGAGATTACAAAAAATTAA
- the selA gene encoding L-seryl-tRNA(Sec) selenium transferase: MNAEVLLRDIPSVDSLLKSEEAVRWLSEYPRTIVVNVIRESLSFLREEIRKGLFKERESLRSYLIFLIERGLERASELSLRPLINATGVVIHTNLGRSVLSAKATMNLIQIARSYSNLEYDLIEGKRGKRYVHLVRLLKEVTGAEDVFVVNNNAAAVFITLNSLASGREVIVSRGELVEIGGSFRMPDVMRMSGAVLREVGTTNKTHLYDYERAINENTALIMKVHRSNFKISGFVQEVSASELLELGRSRGIPVVFDLGSGCLIDLRKYGIPEEPSVQEILKTGVDIVTFSGDKLLGGPQAGVILGKRELIERIRKSPLARVVRVDKFTIAALEATLYEYLDEERAIENIPTLRMLLEKPESIRKRAEALIKKLQRIDGFKRLKRPEESESISEDILKNINALLFLEEDYSRAGGGSLPEVELKTWGVSVKPLKVSCNLLEERLRNSDPPLIARIKDNRLFLDARTIQEHEIDSVTKIMGGIFS, from the coding sequence ATGAACGCTGAAGTCCTTCTTAGAGATATTCCTTCGGTTGATAGCCTTCTTAAATCAGAGGAGGCTGTAAGATGGCTTTCAGAATATCCTCGGACGATAGTTGTAAATGTTATAAGAGAAAGCCTGTCCTTTCTGAGAGAAGAGATCAGAAAGGGTCTTTTCAAGGAAAGAGAATCCCTGAGGAGTTACCTCATATTCCTTATAGAAAGGGGGCTTGAAAGGGCCTCGGAGTTAAGTCTCAGGCCACTTATAAATGCAACAGGTGTTGTGATACATACAAATCTGGGCAGGTCTGTTCTTTCAGCAAAGGCCACGATGAATCTTATCCAGATTGCCAGGTCCTATTCAAATCTTGAATATGACCTTATAGAAGGAAAAAGGGGCAAGAGATATGTTCATCTGGTAAGACTTCTCAAAGAGGTAACAGGAGCAGAGGATGTCTTTGTTGTTAATAATAATGCTGCAGCAGTATTTATAACCCTCAATAGCCTTGCATCAGGCAGGGAGGTTATAGTCTCAAGGGGAGAGCTTGTAGAAATAGGTGGTTCCTTCAGGATGCCAGATGTTATGAGAATGAGTGGTGCAGTATTAAGAGAGGTTGGTACAACAAATAAGACCCATCTATACGATTATGAAAGGGCAATAAATGAAAACACAGCCCTCATAATGAAGGTTCACAGGTCAAATTTTAAGATATCAGGATTTGTTCAGGAGGTCTCTGCTTCAGAGCTTTTAGAGCTTGGCAGGTCAAGGGGGATACCTGTTGTATTTGATCTTGGAAGCGGCTGTCTTATAGACCTCAGAAAATACGGCATACCTGAAGAACCCTCTGTTCAGGAGATATTAAAAACAGGTGTGGATATAGTTACATTCAGTGGTGATAAGCTTCTTGGAGGACCTCAGGCAGGTGTAATACTGGGGAAAAGGGAATTAATTGAAAGGATAAGGAAATCACCCCTTGCAAGGGTGGTAAGGGTTGATAAGTTTACCATTGCAGCCCTTGAGGCAACTCTTTATGAATACCTTGATGAGGAAAGGGCAATTGAGAATATTCCCACACTCAGGATGCTCCTTGAGAAGCCTGAAAGTATCAGGAAAAGGGCAGAGGCATTGATAAAGAAACTTCAGAGGATTGATGGATTCAAAAGATTAAAGAGACCGGAAGAATCAGAGTCCATTTCTGAAGATATTCTAAAGAATATTAATGCCCTTTTATTTCTTGAAGAGGATTACTCGAGAGCAGGTGGTGGTAGCCTTCCTGAGGTTGAACTGAAGACATGGGGAGTCAGTGTAAAACCCCTCAAAGTATCCTGCAATCTCCTTGAGGAGAGATTGAGAAACTCTGATCCACCTCTAATAGCACGGATAAAGGATAACAGGCTCTTTCTTGATGCAAGGACCATTCAGGAACATGAAATAGACTCTGTTACAAAAATCATGGGCGGGATTTTCTCATGA